A region from the Felis catus isolate Fca126 chromosome F1, F.catus_Fca126_mat1.0, whole genome shotgun sequence genome encodes:
- the PRG4 gene encoding proteoglycan 4: MEWRILPMYLLLLSVFLIQQVSSQDLPSCAGRCGEGYSRDATCNCDYNCQHYMECCPDFKRVCTVELSCKGRCFESFARGRECDCDSECKKYGKCCSDYENFCGKVHNPPSPSSKTVPPAPGASQTIKSTTKRSPKSPNKKKTKKVIESEEITEEHSVSENQESSSSSSSSSSTIRKVKSSKNSAANKELKKKPKVKDNKKEKTPKKKPNPEPPVVDEDGSGLDNGDVKLTPTPDIPTTQRNKVTTPPKITTVKPTNPKPSLPPNSDTPKETSSTTSEETAVKTKETPITNKQTSNREKEKTTSPKEKQSAEKIPVKDFIPTSKAPSTSTPKAETTTKSPAPTTTKKPVPTTPKKPAPTTKEPAPTTPKKPVPTTKEPAPTTPKKPAPTTKEPAPSTPKKPAPTTKEPAPSTPKKPAPTTKEPAPTTPKKPAPTTKEPAPTTPKKPAPTTKEPAPTTPKKPAPTTKEPAPTTPKKPAPTTKEPAPTTPKKPAPTTKEPAPTTPKKLAPTTKEPAPTTPKKSAPTTPKEPASTTTKEPPPTAPTEPALTTPKEPTPTAPKEAAPTTPNKPASITTKEPAPTAPKEPAPTTPNKPAPTTTKEPAPTALKEPAPTTPKEPAPMAPTEPAPTTPKEPASTAPKEPAPSIPKEPAPTTPKEPAPTAPKEPAPSIPKEPAPTAPKEPAPSIPKEPAPTTPKEPAPTAPKEPAPSIPKEPAPMAPTEPAPTTPKEPAPTTPKEPAPTAPKETAPSIPKEPAPTAPKEPAPSIPKEPAPTAPKETAPSIPKEPAPTAPKEPAPSIPKEPAPTAPKEPAPSIPKEPAPTAPKEPAPSIPKEPAPMAPTEPAPTTPKEPAPTTPKEPAPTAPKEPAPSIPKEPAPMEPAPTTPKEPAPTVPKEPAPTAPKEPAPTAPKEPAPTAPKEPAPSIPKEPAPMVPKETAPTTTKEPIPKLLREPTPASLETPAPTNSEGSTTTTMEPPTTPENPAESTPEFPKEPTPKALENSPKEPVIPVTKAPGVTTPEITTTAKDKTTEKDIHMTPGIIAAVPTSTPTKEKTTDSKTRTTTQVTSATSSKNTPQATTLAPKVMTTTKKATTSEETMNKPEETTAAPKDRANPKVSTPKSQKPTKAPKKPTSTKKPNTRPKGRKPKTTPTPPRMTTSTVPKLHPTSSTKAILQTTTSPNQTPNSEIVEVNPNKDGDAAGEKPHMIPRPPVLTPIFIPGTDILVRGSNQDIAINSMLSDETNLCNGKPVDGLTALRNGTLVAFRGHYFWMLSPFSPPSPARKITEVWGIPSPIDTVFTRCNCEGKTFFFKDSQYWRFTNDIKDAGYPKQIVKGFGGLNGKIVAALSIAKYKERPESVYFFKRGGGIQQYIYKQEPVRKCTGRRPAINYSVYGETTQVRRRRFERAIGPSQTHTIRIRYSPIRVSYQDKGFLHNEVKMSLYWRGFPNVVTSAIALPNTRKPDGYDYYAFSKDQYYNIDEPSRTARVITTRSGRTLSNVWYNCP; encoded by the exons TGCATAATCCCCCATCACCATCTTCAAAGACTGTACCTCCAGCTCCAGGAGCATCTCAAACCATCAAATCAACAACCAAACGTTCACCCAAATCACCAAACAAGAAGAAGACTAAGAAAGTTATAGAATCAGAGGAAATAACAGAAG aacattctgtttctgaaaatcaagagtcttcttcctcctcttcctcttcctcttcaactATTCGGAAAGTCAAGTCTTCCAAAAATTCAGCTGctaataaagaattaaagaagaaaccCAAAG taaaagataacaagaaggaaaaaactcCTAAAAAGAAACCTAACCCTGAACCACCAGTTGTAGATGAAGATGGAAGTGGACTGGACAATGGTGATGTCAAGCTCACCCCGACTCCTGACATTCCTACCACCCAACGCAATAAAGTTACCACACCTCCCAAGATTACAACAGTCAAACCGACAAATCCAAAACCCAGTCTTCCACCTAATTCTGATACACCCAAAGAGACATCTTCAACAACGAGTGAGGAGACAGCAGTTAAAACTAAAGAGACTCCTATAACGAATAAACAGACttcaaatagagaaaaagagaagactacTTCACCTAAAGAGAAACAAAGTGCAGAGAAAATACCTGTTAAAGATTTTATACCCACATCCAAAGCTCCTAGTACATCTACACCAAAAGCTGAAACTACAACCAAATCTCCtgctcccaccaccaccaagaaacCTGTTCCCACTACCCCCAAGAAGCCTGCACCCACCACCAAAGAGCCTGCACCCACCACCCCCAAGAAGCCTGTACCCACCACCAAAGAGCCTGCACCCACCACCCCCAAGAAGCCTGCACCCACCACCAAAGAGCCTGCACCCTCCACCCCCAAGAAGCCTGCACCCACCACCAAAGAGCCTGCACCCTCCACCCCCAAGAAGCCTGCACCCACCACCAAAGAGCCTGCACCCACCACCCCCAAGAAGCCTGCACCCACGACCAAAGAGCCTGCACCCACCACCCCCAAGAAGCCTGCACCCACGACCAAAGAGCCTGCACCCACCACCCCCAAGAAGCCTGCACCCACGACCAAAGAGCCTGCACCCACCACCCCCAAGAAGCCTGCACCCACGACCAAAGAGCCTGCACCCACCACCCCCAAGAAGCCTGCACCCACGACCAAAGAGCCTGCACCCACCACCCCCAAGAAGCTTGCACCCACGACCAAAGAGCCTGCACCCACCACCCCCAAGAAGTCTGCTCCCACCACTCCCAAGGAGCCTGCATCCACTACCACCAAAGAACCTCCACCCACAGCCCCCACGGAGCCTGCACTCACCACTCCAAAGGAGCCTACACCCACTGCCCCCAAGGAGGCTgcacccaccacccccaacaAGCCTGCTTCTATTACCACCAAGGAACCTGCACCCACAGCCCCCAAGGAGCCTGCACCTACCACCCCCAATAAGCCTGCTCCTACTACCACCAAGGAACCTGCACCCACGGCCCTCAAGGAGCCTGCACCTACCACCCCCAAGGAACCTGCACCCATGGCCCCCACGGAGCCTGCACCCACCACTCCCAAGGAGCCTGCATCCACAGCCCCCAAGGAACCTGCTCCCAGCATTCCCAAGGAGCCTGCACCCACCACTCCCAAGGAGCCTGCACCCACAGCCCCCAAGGAACCTGCTCCCAGCATTCCCAAAGAACCTGCACCCACAGCCCCCAAGGAACCTGCTCCCAGCATTCCCAAGGAGCCTGCACCCACCACTCCCAAGGAGCCTGCACCCACAGCCCCCAAGGAACCTGCTCCCAGCATTCCCAAGGAGCCTGCACCCATGGCCCCCACAGAGCCTGCACCCACCACTCCCAAGGAGCCTGCACCCACCACTCCCAAGGAGCCTGCACCCACAGCCCCCAAGGAAACTGCTCCCAGCATTCCCAAGGAGCCTGCACCCACAGCCCCCAAGGAACCTGCTCCCAGCATTCCCAAGGAGCCTGCACCCACAGCCCCCAAGGAAACTGCTCCCAGCATTCCCAAGGAGCCTGCACCCACAGCCCCCAAGGAACCTGCTCCCAGCATTCCCAAGGAGCCTGCACCCACAGCCCCCAAGGAACCTGCTCCCAGCATTCCCAAAGAACCTGCACCCACAGCCCCCAAGGAACCTGCTCCCAGCATTCCCAAGGAGCCTGCACCCATGGCCCCCACAGAGCCTGCACCCACCACTCCCAAGGAGCCTGCACCCACCACTCCCAAGGAGCCTGCACCCACAGCCCCCAAGGAACCTGCTCCGAGCATTCCCAAGGAGCCTGCACCCATG GAGCCTGCACCCACCACCCCCAAGGAGCCTGCACCCACCGTCCCCAAGGAGCCTGCACCCACCGCTCCCAAGGAGCCTGCACCCACCGCTCCCAAGGAGCCTGCACCCACAGCCCCCAAAGAACCTGCTCCGAGCATTCCCAAGGAGCCTGCACCCATGGTCCCCAAGGAGACtgctcccaccaccaccaaggagCCCATCCCCAAACTTCTCAGGGAGCCCACTCCAGCTTCTCTTGAGACACCTGCTCCAACCAACTCAGAGGGCTCTACTACAACCACCATGGAGCCTCCCACTACTCCCGAAAACCCTGCTGAATCAACTCCTGAGTTTCCCAAAGAACCCACACCAAAGGCTCTTGAAAACAGTCCCAAAGAACCTGTTATACCTGTAACTAAGGCTCCTGGAGTGACCACACCTGAAATCACTACAACAGCTAaagacaaaacaacagaaaaagacatACACATGACACCTGGAATTATAGCCGCTGTACCTACATCAACTCCGACAAAAGAAAAGACCACTGATTCCAAAACAAGAACAACCACACAAGTAACATCAGCCACATCGTCCAAAAATACTCCTCAAGCCACAACTCTTGCACCCAAAGTAATGACTACAACAAAAAAGGCAACTACATCTGAAGAGACTATGAATAAACCCGAAGAAACCACAGCTGCGCCAAAAGACAGAGCTAATCCTAAAGTGTCAACTCCTAAATCCCAAAAGCCAACCAAAGCACCAAAAAAGCCCACTTCTACCAAAAAGCCAAACACGagacctaaagggagaaaacCAAAGACTACACCAACTCCCCCAAGGATGACTACATCGACAGTGCCCAAATTACACCCCACCTCTTCCACAAAAGCCATTCTCCAAACTACCACCAGCCCCAACCAAACACCTAACTCAGAAATAGTTGAAGTAAATCCAAATAAGGATGGAGATGCTGCAGGAGAAAAACCTCACATGATCCCCAGGCCCCCTGTGTTAACTCCTATATTTATCCCAGGCACGGATATCTTAGTGAGAGGATCCAATCAAGACATTGCCATCAACTCCATGCTTTCAG atgaGACTAATTTATGCAACGGTAAGCCAGTAGATGGGCTGACTGCTTTGCGCAATGGAACGTTAGTTGCATTTCGAG GTCATTATTTCTGGATGCTAAGTCCATTCAGTCCACCATCTCCAGCTCGTAAAATTACTGAAGTTTGGGGTATTCCCTCCCCCATTGATACTGTTTTTACTAGGTGCAACTGTGAAGGAAAAACTTTCTTCTTTAAg GATTCTCAGTACTGGCGTTTCACCAATGACATAAAAGATGCAGGGTATCCCAAACAAATTGTAAAAGGATTTGGAGGACTAAATGGAAAAATAGTGGCAGCTCTCTCCATAGCTAAATACAAGGAAAGACCTGaatctgtgtattttttcaaGAGAG GTGGCGGCATTCAGCAGTATATTTATAAACAGGAACCCGTCAGAAAGTGCACTGGTAGAAGGCCTGCTATCAATTATTCAGTGTATGGAGAAACAACACAGGTTAGGAGACGTCGCTTTGAACGCGCCATAGGACCTTCTCAAACACACACCATCAGAATTCGCTATTCACCCATCAGAGTCTCTTATCAAGACAAAG GTTTCCTCcataatgaagttaaaatgagttTATACTGGAGAGGATTTCCAAATGTGGTTACTTCAGCTATAGCACTGCCCAACACCAGAAAACCTGATGGCTATGATTATTATGCCTTTTCTAAAG aTCAATACTATAACATCGATGAACCAAGTAGAACAGCAAGAGTCATTACTACTCGTTCTGGGCGGACCTTGTCCAATGTCTGGTACAACTGTCCTTAG